One window of the Archangium primigenium genome contains the following:
- a CDS encoding TonB-dependent receptor, whose amino-acid sequence MQVKRMLRATGVVAVLSAATVAHADSVILGTVIDAETRQPAPDVLVTATSPNLQGEQVVVTDTQGQYRIPQLPPGVYTLRFDKESFRPFARPEIQLRLDRTIRVNVQLLPESARESIEIDVVARPPTVDVGSTSTGLNVDQDFIKRIAVNRPGGKSGAARSFESLAELAPGAQNDMYGVSLNGATSPENGYVVDGLSNNDPAFGVNASPLSVEFVQDVNVITGGYMPEYGRSTGGVLNAVTKSGSNEFHGSVYGTVTPGALEGTRAQVVSASSVLAGRNALNLLGDVGVTLGGPILHDKLWFFAGVAPNYNRYTHTRSVNAYQTEIDPASGTLRVKTDERGFNLFTEIPGSRRDIGATGQSLQYIGKLTYLLNANHNLSLSVTGTPSTSGGNGTIAISPLTGQLLSLLPGNPDAEIFYTRATSSTTSTALRYSGAFDDKKLLVDANLGWFHQTSAILPSDGSAVGSTTGLAGLATVVYSAPRPIFFYEPDLAAARDLCTRNGDTTGLLTCPVYSYYAGGPGYLNDAKLDRVQANAKATYLLKALGTHVLKAGADVELLRYNNRKAYSGSVFLLEATNGANWVDIRRFGYQSGPDTAISLPFLNSTTTSNTAGGFLQDSWTIAQRVTLNVGLRYDAQWLYGGDGNLAFSLPNQISPRLGLVVDPLANGRMKVYANFARYYQQVPINLLDRAFPPEPRYVAKHSSGVGRCDPATIPTREGQATCLADSNLELFNGTFGPGYIDPSFLHFGGKADRVPVDPSIKPQSSDEVLVGAEYELLANIRAGALYTHRYMNSIIEDMSRDGGNSRFMGNPGEGFAQEFPRATRNYDAVTVFLNRTFTDGWLAQASYTWSRLTGNYSGLFRPETFQLDPNFSSDFDLLSLTENRSGLLPFDRTHAIKLFGAKEFMFSRDLGASLGLSYRGNSGVPINYLGGHPIYGLNEAFILERGSAGRTPWVNNIDGNLGVNYRLNKTQMLSLSVDVFNLFNFQQVATVDEAYTFRSVLPVAGGKPAGGTLTPGQVTAYDPATGLPSGTLSEADVNKNFKQPTAYQPPRQIRLGLKYTF is encoded by the coding sequence ATGCAAGTGAAACGGATGCTCCGGGCAACCGGAGTGGTCGCGGTTCTGTCCGCCGCAACGGTGGCCCACGCCGACAGCGTGATTCTCGGCACGGTCATCGACGCCGAGACGCGCCAGCCGGCCCCCGACGTGCTCGTCACGGCCACCTCGCCCAACCTGCAAGGCGAGCAGGTGGTGGTGACGGACACGCAGGGCCAGTACCGCATTCCGCAGCTGCCGCCGGGCGTGTACACGCTGCGCTTCGACAAGGAGTCGTTCCGTCCGTTCGCGCGGCCGGAGATCCAGCTGCGCCTGGATCGCACCATCCGCGTCAACGTGCAGCTCCTGCCCGAGAGCGCCCGGGAGAGCATCGAGATCGACGTGGTGGCGCGTCCGCCCACGGTGGACGTGGGCTCGACGAGCACGGGCCTCAACGTCGATCAGGACTTCATCAAGCGCATCGCGGTGAACCGGCCGGGCGGCAAGTCGGGCGCGGCCCGCTCCTTCGAGAGCCTGGCGGAGCTGGCGCCGGGCGCGCAGAACGACATGTACGGCGTGTCCCTCAACGGCGCGACGTCGCCGGAGAACGGGTACGTGGTGGACGGCCTGTCCAACAACGACCCGGCCTTCGGCGTCAACGCGAGCCCCTTGAGCGTGGAGTTCGTGCAGGACGTGAACGTCATCACCGGCGGCTACATGCCGGAGTACGGCCGCTCGACGGGCGGCGTGCTCAACGCGGTGACGAAGTCCGGCTCCAACGAGTTCCACGGCTCGGTGTACGGCACCGTGACGCCGGGCGCCCTCGAGGGCACGCGCGCCCAGGTGGTCAGCGCCTCGTCGGTGCTCGCGGGCCGCAACGCGCTCAACCTCCTGGGGGACGTGGGCGTGACCCTCGGCGGTCCCATCCTCCACGACAAGCTGTGGTTCTTCGCGGGCGTGGCGCCCAACTACAACCGCTACACGCACACGCGCTCGGTCAACGCCTACCAGACGGAGATCGATCCGGCCTCGGGGACGCTCCGGGTGAAGACGGACGAGCGCGGCTTCAACCTGTTCACGGAGATCCCCGGCTCGCGGCGCGACATCGGGGCGACGGGGCAGAGCCTGCAGTACATCGGCAAGCTGACGTACCTGCTCAACGCCAACCACAACCTCTCGTTGTCGGTGACGGGCACGCCCTCCACGTCGGGAGGCAACGGCACCATCGCCATCAGCCCCCTGACGGGCCAGTTGCTGTCGCTGCTGCCCGGCAACCCCGACGCGGAGATCTTCTACACGCGGGCCACGTCGAGCACGACGTCCACCGCGCTGCGCTACTCGGGCGCCTTCGACGACAAGAAGCTGCTCGTGGACGCCAACCTGGGCTGGTTCCACCAGACGTCGGCCATCCTGCCGTCGGACGGCTCGGCGGTGGGCTCCACCACGGGCCTGGCGGGTCTGGCCACGGTCGTCTACAGCGCCCCGCGGCCCATCTTCTTCTACGAGCCCGACCTGGCCGCGGCGCGTGACCTGTGCACCCGCAACGGGGACACCACGGGCCTGCTGACGTGTCCGGTGTACTCGTACTACGCGGGCGGCCCGGGCTACCTCAACGACGCGAAGCTGGACCGCGTCCAGGCCAACGCCAAGGCCACCTACCTGCTCAAGGCGCTGGGCACCCACGTGCTCAAGGCGGGCGCGGACGTGGAGCTGCTGCGCTACAACAACCGCAAGGCCTACTCCGGCTCCGTGTTCCTGCTCGAGGCCACCAACGGCGCCAACTGGGTGGACATCCGCCGCTTCGGCTACCAGTCGGGACCGGACACGGCCATCAGCCTGCCCTTCCTGAACTCCACCACCACGAGCAACACGGCCGGTGGCTTCCTGCAGGACAGCTGGACCATCGCCCAGCGCGTGACGCTCAACGTGGGCCTGCGCTACGACGCCCAGTGGCTCTACGGTGGGGATGGCAACCTGGCCTTCTCGCTGCCCAACCAGATCTCCCCCCGGCTGGGCCTGGTCGTGGACCCGCTGGCCAACGGCCGCATGAAGGTCTACGCCAACTTCGCGCGCTACTACCAGCAGGTGCCCATCAACCTGCTGGATCGCGCCTTCCCGCCCGAGCCGCGCTACGTGGCCAAGCACTCCTCGGGCGTGGGCCGGTGTGATCCCGCCACCATCCCCACGCGGGAAGGACAGGCCACGTGCCTGGCCGACTCCAACCTGGAGCTGTTCAACGGCACGTTCGGCCCCGGCTACATCGATCCGAGCTTCCTGCACTTCGGCGGCAAGGCGGACCGGGTGCCGGTGGACCCGAGCATCAAGCCCCAGTCCTCGGACGAGGTGCTGGTGGGCGCCGAGTACGAGCTGCTCGCCAACATCCGCGCCGGCGCGCTCTACACCCACCGCTACATGAACTCGATCATCGAGGACATGAGCCGGGACGGCGGCAACTCGCGCTTCATGGGCAACCCCGGCGAGGGCTTCGCCCAGGAGTTCCCCCGGGCCACGCGCAACTACGACGCGGTGACGGTGTTCCTCAACCGCACCTTCACCGACGGCTGGCTGGCGCAGGCGAGCTACACGTGGTCGCGGCTGACCGGCAACTACTCGGGCCTGTTCCGTCCGGAGACCTTCCAGCTGGATCCCAACTTCAGCTCGGACTTCGACCTGCTGTCGTTGACGGAGAACCGCTCGGGCCTGCTGCCCTTCGACCGCACGCACGCCATCAAGCTGTTCGGCGCCAAGGAGTTCATGTTCAGCCGGGACCTGGGCGCGAGCCTGGGCCTGTCGTACCGCGGCAACTCCGGCGTGCCCATCAACTACCTCGGGGGCCACCCCATCTACGGGCTCAACGAGGCGTTCATCCTGGAGCGGGGCAGCGCGGGCCGCACGCCGTGGGTGAACAACATCGACGGCAACCTCGGGGTGAACTACCGCCTAAACAAGACGCAGATGCTGTCGCTCAGCGTGGACGTGTTCAACCTGTTCAACTTCCAGCAGGTGGCCACGGTGGACGAGGCCTATACCTTCCGCAGCGTGCTTCCCGTCGCGGGCGGCAAGCCGGCCGGAGGCACGCTCACCCCCGGGCAGGTCACCGCCTACGACCCGGCCACGGGCCTGCCCTCGGGCACGCTGTCCGAGGCGGACGTGAACAAGAACTTCAAGCAGCCCACCGCGTACCAGCCTCCCCGGCAGATCCGCCTGGGCCTCAAGTACACCTTCTAG
- the asnS gene encoding asparagine--tRNA ligase, with protein MQVVSVKKALEGSIAPDTKVEVRGWVRTRRDSKAGISFVNVSDGSTFDPIQVVAPNALPNYDKDVLRLTAGCSVICRGTLVKSQGKGQSFEVQADEVQVLGFVDDPDTYPIQPKQHTLEFLREVAHLRPRTNTFGAVTRVRHTAAQAIHRFFHEEGFFWVNTPIITASDAEGAGQMFRVSTLDAVNPPRTDGGKIDWSKDFFGKEAYLTVSGQLNVEAYCLALSKVYTFGPTFRAENSNTTRHLAEFWMIEPEIAFADLNDDANLAERFLKYVFQAVLTECAPDMKFFEERQLKGVTERLEKFIQSSFERIDYTDAIEILKKAKKKFEYAPEWGKDLQTEHERYLAEEHVGRPVVVMNYPEQIKAFYMRMNDDGKTVAAMDVLAPGIGEIIGGSQREERLDRLDERMKKFGLHPEGYQWFRDLRRYGSVPHAGFGLGFERLIVYICGLQNIRDAIPYPRVPGSAQF; from the coding sequence ATGCAGGTCGTCAGTGTGAAGAAGGCGCTGGAGGGCTCGATCGCTCCGGACACCAAGGTGGAGGTGAGGGGTTGGGTGCGCACGCGCCGCGACTCCAAGGCCGGCATCAGCTTCGTCAACGTGAGCGATGGCTCCACCTTCGATCCCATCCAGGTGGTGGCGCCCAACGCGCTGCCCAACTACGACAAGGACGTGCTGCGGCTGACCGCTGGCTGCTCGGTCATCTGCCGCGGCACGCTGGTCAAGTCCCAGGGCAAGGGCCAGTCCTTCGAGGTCCAGGCCGACGAGGTCCAGGTGCTGGGCTTCGTGGACGATCCGGACACCTACCCCATCCAGCCCAAGCAGCACACGCTGGAGTTCCTGCGCGAGGTGGCCCACCTGCGCCCGCGCACCAACACCTTCGGCGCCGTCACCCGCGTGCGCCACACCGCCGCCCAGGCCATCCACCGCTTCTTCCACGAGGAGGGCTTCTTCTGGGTCAACACCCCCATCATCACCGCGAGCGACGCGGAGGGCGCCGGGCAGATGTTCCGCGTGTCCACGCTGGATGCCGTCAATCCGCCGCGCACGGACGGGGGGAAGATCGACTGGAGCAAGGACTTCTTCGGCAAGGAGGCCTACCTCACCGTCTCCGGCCAGCTCAACGTGGAGGCGTACTGCCTGGCCCTGTCCAAGGTGTACACCTTCGGCCCCACCTTCCGCGCCGAGAACTCCAACACCACCCGGCACCTGGCCGAGTTCTGGATGATCGAGCCGGAGATCGCCTTCGCGGACCTCAACGACGACGCGAACCTGGCCGAGCGCTTCCTCAAGTACGTCTTCCAGGCCGTGCTCACCGAGTGCGCCCCGGACATGAAGTTCTTCGAGGAGCGCCAGCTCAAGGGCGTCACCGAGCGCCTGGAGAAGTTCATCCAGTCGAGCTTCGAGCGCATCGACTACACGGACGCGATCGAGATCCTCAAGAAGGCCAAGAAGAAGTTCGAGTACGCGCCCGAGTGGGGCAAGGATCTGCAGACCGAGCACGAGCGCTACCTCGCCGAGGAGCACGTGGGCCGGCCCGTGGTGGTGATGAACTACCCGGAGCAGATCAAGGCCTTCTACATGCGCATGAACGATGACGGGAAGACCGTGGCCGCCATGGACGTGCTCGCCCCGGGCATCGGGGAGATCATCGGCGGCAGCCAGCGCGAGGAGCGCCTGGACCGCCTGGACGAGCGCATGAAGAAGTTCGGCCTGCACCCCGAGGGCTACCAGTGGTTCCGCGACCTGCGGCGCTACGGCTCGGTGCCCCACGCGGGCTTCGGGCTCGGCTTCGAGCGGCTCATCGTCTACATCTGCGGCCTGCAGAACATCCGCGACGCCATCCCGTACCCGCGCGTGCCGGGCTCGGCGCAGTTCTGA
- a CDS encoding amino acid permease, with the protein MRSLFQRKQISDPAEGSPAGGLKRVMGTSDLVLLSIGAVIGAGIFSTLGTAAAGEVLPTGEVVRYGAGPALVLSFLLLGAVCALAALCYAELASMIPQAGSAYAYSYATLGELIAWIIGWDLILEYAVGNVAVAIAWSGYFNSLLSPFVQLPGWLTHGYYNVHASSDPALRALLDTAPRLAGIPVLLNLPAFFIVMIITGLLVVGVKESTRVNNAMVVVKLLVLALFVGVGAAHIRPENYTPFAPNGFTGIHQAAAIVFFAYIGFDAISTAAEETKDPQRTMPRGILLGLGICTLIYVIVGAVATGLIPYQQLQAADPLARAFDVAGLTQFSWIIALGAVVSMSAVLLVFQYGQPRIFYAMARDGLLPPWAARIHPRFRTPHVTTMITGVLVALGALVADDAATYDLTNIGTLSAFMMVCLGVPVLRLKDPHRPRPFRVPFVWPVSIGGALACLFVMKGLPVHAWERFGIWLAIGLVIYFAYGYRHSVLRRGAAPVDLGGPHG; encoded by the coding sequence ATGCGTTCCCTCTTCCAGCGCAAGCAGATCTCCGATCCCGCCGAGGGGTCCCCCGCCGGGGGGCTCAAGCGGGTCATGGGCACCAGTGACCTCGTCCTGCTCTCCATCGGAGCGGTCATCGGGGCCGGAATCTTCTCCACGCTGGGCACGGCGGCCGCCGGCGAGGTGCTCCCCACCGGCGAGGTGGTGCGCTATGGCGCCGGCCCCGCCCTGGTGCTGTCCTTCCTCCTGCTCGGCGCGGTGTGTGCCCTGGCGGCGCTGTGCTACGCGGAGCTGGCCTCCATGATTCCCCAGGCGGGCAGCGCGTACGCCTACTCCTACGCGACGCTCGGGGAGCTCATCGCGTGGATCATCGGGTGGGACCTCATCCTGGAGTACGCCGTGGGCAACGTGGCGGTGGCCATCGCCTGGTCCGGGTACTTCAACTCGCTGCTGTCCCCCTTCGTGCAGCTGCCCGGCTGGCTCACGCACGGCTACTACAACGTGCACGCGAGCTCGGATCCCGCCCTCCGCGCCCTCCTGGACACCGCCCCGCGCCTGGCGGGCATCCCCGTGCTGCTCAACCTGCCCGCCTTCTTCATCGTGATGATCATCACCGGGCTGCTCGTGGTGGGCGTCAAGGAGAGCACCCGCGTCAACAACGCCATGGTGGTGGTGAAGCTCCTGGTGCTCGCGCTGTTCGTGGGCGTGGGCGCCGCGCACATCCGCCCGGAGAACTACACGCCCTTCGCGCCCAACGGCTTCACCGGCATCCACCAGGCGGCGGCCATCGTGTTCTTCGCCTACATCGGCTTCGACGCCATCTCCACGGCGGCCGAGGAGACGAAGGACCCGCAGCGCACCATGCCCCGGGGCATCCTGCTGGGGCTGGGCATCTGCACGCTCATCTACGTCATCGTGGGCGCGGTGGCCACGGGCCTCATCCCCTACCAGCAGTTGCAGGCGGCCGACCCGCTGGCGCGGGCGTTCGACGTGGCGGGGCTGACCCAGTTCAGCTGGATCATCGCCCTGGGCGCGGTGGTGTCCATGTCCGCGGTGCTGCTCGTGTTCCAGTACGGCCAGCCGCGCATCTTCTACGCCATGGCGCGCGACGGGCTCTTGCCGCCCTGGGCCGCCCGCATCCACCCGCGCTTCCGCACGCCCCACGTCACCACGATGATCACGGGCGTGCTCGTGGCGCTCGGCGCGCTGGTGGCGGATGACGCGGCCACCTACGACTTGACGAACATCGGCACCCTGTCCGCCTTCATGATGGTGTGTCTGGGGGTGCCGGTGCTGCGGCTCAAGGATCCGCACCGCCCCAGGCCCTTCCGGGTGCCCTTCGTGTGGCCGGTGTCCATCGGCGGCGCCCTGGCCTGCCTCTTCGTGATGAAGGGCCTGCCCGTGCACGCGTGGGAGCGCTTCGGCATCTGGCTCGCCATCGGGCTCGTCATCTACTTCGCCTATGGCTACCGCCACTCGGTGCTGCGACGCGGCGCGGCACCGGTGGACCTGGGCGGCCCCCACGGCTGA
- a CDS encoding cyclic nucleotide-binding domain-containing protein, whose product MSTPHDARPDSPDEELSDYAKLARRWVQQGWSLRAIALCKILLRLEPGHEPSRRLLSELDARKLDPHAPVGPAVPRPVSMDPRPSPGASLFASLGHGELETMLESLELRDFEAGETIVEEGAPGDSLFAIVEGRVEVMRTLKTGRRRTVAVLEEGDFFGEMSLLSHVPRMATVRAFESTAVLELTRERLARIVQRHPSVEAVLREFHRERLLDIVLRSNPLFRLLTLEQREVLSHDFELRARPAGATLLEQGQPADALYLLLQGQCQVLHRDPDQGERLVRTLGEGDMFGEIALMFGLHATATVRSDTPCLLLRLSHDNCERHLLAQPAVREALVQMGHERLLRNANLLPPLPDEATGS is encoded by the coding sequence ATGTCCACTCCGCATGATGCGCGTCCCGATTCGCCCGACGAGGAGCTCTCGGACTACGCGAAGTTGGCGAGGCGCTGGGTGCAGCAGGGCTGGTCCCTGCGCGCCATCGCCCTGTGCAAGATCCTCCTGCGCCTCGAGCCGGGCCACGAGCCCTCCCGGCGGCTGCTGTCGGAGCTCGACGCGCGCAAGCTCGACCCCCACGCGCCCGTGGGCCCCGCCGTGCCCCGGCCCGTGTCCATGGACCCCCGGCCCTCTCCGGGGGCCTCGCTGTTCGCGAGCCTGGGCCACGGCGAGCTGGAGACGATGCTCGAGTCCCTGGAGCTGCGCGACTTCGAGGCGGGCGAGACGATCGTGGAGGAGGGCGCCCCGGGCGACTCGCTCTTCGCCATCGTGGAGGGCCGCGTGGAGGTGATGCGCACGCTCAAGACGGGGCGGCGGCGCACGGTGGCCGTGCTGGAGGAGGGGGACTTCTTCGGCGAGATGTCGCTCTTGTCGCACGTGCCGCGCATGGCGACGGTGCGCGCCTTCGAGAGCACGGCGGTGCTGGAGCTCACGCGCGAGCGCCTGGCGCGCATCGTCCAGCGGCACCCCTCGGTGGAGGCCGTGCTGCGCGAGTTCCACCGCGAGCGGCTGCTCGACATCGTGCTGCGCAGCAACCCGCTCTTCCGGCTGTTGACGCTCGAGCAGCGCGAGGTGCTCTCGCACGACTTCGAGCTGCGGGCCCGGCCCGCGGGCGCCACCCTGCTGGAGCAGGGGCAGCCCGCCGACGCGCTCTACCTGCTGCTCCAGGGGCAGTGCCAGGTGCTGCACCGCGACCCCGACCAGGGCGAGCGGCTGGTGCGCACCCTGGGCGAGGGCGACATGTTCGGGGAGATCGCCCTCATGTTCGGCCTGCACGCCACCGCCACGGTGCGCTCGGACACGCCCTGCCTGCTCTTGCGGCTGTCGCACGACAACTGCGAGCGGCACCTGCTCGCGCAGCCCGCCGTGCGCGAGGCCCTGGTGCAGATGGGCCACGAGCGCCTGCTGCGCAACGCCAACCTCCTGCCGCCGCTGCCGGACGAGGCCACGGGCTCCTGA
- a CDS encoding competence/damage-inducible protein A, with amino-acid sequence MEPMGAAAVIIGNEVLTAKVVDANGPYLIQRLREVGIPLRSLEIVPDEVDLIVEAVARARLRARYVFTSGGIGPTHDDVTVRAVALAMGRGVVRLPEMVELLNQRGSGRLHPEVMRLADAPEGAVLVPQPGHWFPVLTVEEVFLLPGVPQLFRSQLDTVLGRLSGTPVHVRMLYLGVGEGAIAGVLDRVALDMPHVAIGSYPMFDASLDYAVKVTVESVDPAAVEDAVGRLQRGLPEGALLRTE; translated from the coding sequence ATGGAGCCCATGGGCGCGGCGGCGGTCATCATCGGCAACGAGGTCCTCACGGCCAAGGTGGTGGACGCCAATGGTCCCTACCTCATCCAGCGGCTGCGCGAGGTGGGCATCCCCCTGCGCTCGCTGGAGATCGTTCCCGACGAGGTGGACCTGATCGTCGAGGCGGTGGCCCGGGCGCGGCTGCGCGCCCGCTACGTCTTCACCAGCGGCGGCATCGGTCCCACGCACGACGACGTGACGGTGCGCGCGGTGGCGCTCGCCATGGGGCGCGGGGTGGTGCGGCTGCCGGAGATGGTGGAGCTGCTCAACCAGCGCGGTTCGGGGCGGCTCCACCCGGAGGTGATGCGGCTGGCGGATGCGCCCGAGGGCGCGGTGCTCGTGCCGCAGCCGGGGCACTGGTTTCCCGTGCTCACCGTGGAGGAGGTGTTCCTGCTGCCCGGGGTGCCCCAGCTCTTCCGGAGCCAGCTGGACACGGTGCTCGGGCGCCTGAGCGGCACGCCCGTGCATGTGCGCATGCTCTACCTGGGCGTGGGTGAGGGCGCGATCGCGGGCGTCCTGGACCGCGTGGCGCTGGACATGCCCCACGTGGCCATTGGCTCCTACCCCATGTTCGACGCCTCGCTGGACTACGCGGTGAAGGTGACGGTGGAGAGCGTGGACCCCGCCGCGGTGGAGGACGCGGTCGGCCGGCTCCAGCGGGGTCTGCCCGAGGGCGCGCTCTTGCGTACCGAGTAG
- the tmk gene encoding dTMP kinase, which yields MSPAAKPPPRGRLIVLEGLDGAGTTTQVERLATVLRAEGHAVLTTREPSDGPVGVLIRQALTGRLVLPGGAGPLAQETLALLYAADRTDHLRARVLPALEAGQVVLSDRSVLSSLAYQGASLPMEWVETINSHAVPADLTLFVEVSIEVAARRRAARGGPEELFDAEEKQRRISRQYAAAIKLRGKREHVVRIDGDAPVEAVTEACLVRVRKLLGQKPGREAPVR from the coding sequence GTGAGCCCCGCCGCGAAGCCCCCGCCTCGCGGGCGGCTCATCGTCCTGGAAGGCCTGGATGGCGCGGGCACCACCACCCAGGTGGAGCGCCTGGCGACGGTGCTGCGCGCCGAGGGCCACGCCGTGCTCACCACCCGCGAGCCCTCGGACGGGCCCGTGGGCGTGCTCATCCGGCAGGCCCTCACCGGTCGGCTGGTGCTGCCAGGCGGGGCGGGTCCCCTCGCGCAGGAGACACTGGCGCTCCTGTACGCGGCGGACCGGACGGATCACCTCCGGGCCCGGGTGCTGCCCGCGCTCGAGGCGGGCCAGGTGGTGCTCAGTGACAGGTCGGTGCTCTCGTCGCTCGCCTACCAGGGCGCGTCCCTGCCCATGGAGTGGGTGGAGACGATCAACAGCCACGCGGTGCCCGCGGACCTGACGCTCTTCGTGGAGGTCTCCATCGAGGTGGCGGCCCGGCGACGCGCGGCCCGCGGCGGTCCGGAAGAGCTGTTCGACGCCGAGGAGAAGCAGCGGCGCATCTCCCGGCAGTACGCGGCGGCCATCAAGCTGCGCGGCAAGCGCGAGCACGTGGTGCGCATCGACGGCGACGCGCCCGTGGAGGCGGTGACCGAGGCGTGCCTCGTGCGGGTGCGCAAGCTGCTCGGACAAAAGCCCGGCCGCGAGGCGCCGGTGCGCTAG
- a CDS encoding methyltransferase, translating into MESTHWRSESNEPAPTKVSPVDDRLTADTALRRVRRGESLLYTGDFHNAKQLVGAMARRLPPPASARTPLDAFRAERRARQLEHETLSRILVALDRDYRLALKRAPDVAEACRQVWGEPEAEQTLVSLKTLTGMLSAAEWRRKGLDVPGLTGKLHPHYGVYLPTRTDYVELLLSVSDVKGQQVFDVGTGTGVLSFLLLQRGAAAAMATDCDARAVACARENAERLGLAKRFQVLETDLFPPGKADLIVSNPPWIPEPPKNRVDRAVFDEDNRFLLGFLDGLAAHLNPGGQGLLVLSDLAVLLGLRAPDWLEAQFAQRGLAVKWKRSAPARHGKAKDKSDPLHAARSKEITSLYALVPVA; encoded by the coding sequence ATGGAATCCACGCACTGGCGTTCGGAGAGCAACGAGCCCGCGCCCACGAAAGTCTCCCCGGTCGATGACCGCCTCACGGCCGACACGGCCCTGCGGCGGGTGCGGCGCGGCGAGTCCCTGCTCTACACGGGCGACTTCCACAACGCGAAGCAGCTCGTGGGCGCCATGGCCCGCCGGCTCCCCCCTCCCGCGTCGGCGCGCACGCCCCTGGACGCCTTCCGCGCCGAGCGCCGGGCCCGTCAGTTGGAGCACGAGACCCTCTCGCGCATCCTCGTGGCGCTCGACCGCGACTACCGCCTGGCGCTCAAGCGCGCCCCCGACGTGGCCGAGGCCTGCCGCCAGGTGTGGGGCGAGCCCGAGGCGGAGCAGACGCTCGTGTCCCTCAAGACGCTCACCGGCATGCTCAGCGCCGCGGAGTGGCGCCGCAAGGGCCTGGACGTGCCGGGGCTTACGGGCAAGCTCCACCCGCACTACGGCGTCTACCTGCCCACGCGCACCGACTACGTGGAGCTGTTGCTCTCCGTCTCCGACGTGAAGGGCCAGCAGGTGTTCGACGTGGGCACCGGCACCGGCGTGCTGTCCTTCCTCCTGCTCCAGCGCGGCGCGGCGGCGGCCATGGCCACGGACTGTGACGCGCGCGCCGTGGCCTGCGCCCGGGAGAACGCCGAGCGGCTGGGCCTGGCCAAGCGCTTCCAGGTGCTGGAGACGGACCTGTTCCCGCCGGGCAAAGCGGACCTCATCGTCAGCAACCCGCCGTGGATCCCCGAGCCGCCCAAGAACCGGGTGGACCGCGCCGTGTTCGACGAGGACAACCGCTTCCTGCTCGGATTCCTGGACGGGCTCGCGGCCCACCTCAACCCCGGAGGCCAGGGCCTGCTCGTGCTCTCGGACCTGGCGGTGCTGCTCGGGCTGCGCGCCCCGGACTGGCTGGAGGCGCAGTTCGCCCAGCGGGGCCTCGCGGTGAAGTGGAAGCGCTCGGCGCCCGCGCGCCACGGCAAGGCCAAGGACAAGAGCGACCCGCTCCACGCCGCCCGCTCCAAGGAGATCACCAGCCTCTACGCGCTCGTTCCCGTCGCGTAG